A genomic segment from Aegilops tauschii subsp. strangulata cultivar AL8/78 chromosome 1, Aet v6.0, whole genome shotgun sequence encodes:
- the LOC109762109 gene encoding protein PLASTID TRANSCRIPTIONALLY ACTIVE 14 translates to MATPVASPLLLPSPLPLPAPTFPPRRITSSRRLLLSPPPHAGRPRLRDPPPAPVEEAAAAAVEEYEAPPLRLLDPPQEDEPYPDEMEAADPDFYRIGYARMMRAYGVEFLEGPDGMGVYASRDVDPLRRARVIMEIPLELMLTITKNHPWMFFPDIIPLGHPIFDIIESTNPETDWDLRLACLLLYAFDVENNFWQLYGDFLPSGDECTSLLLAPKEDLMELEDEDLSSEMLKRQQRAVDFWQKHWHKAIPLKLKRLAPDHERFLWAVSIVQSRSFNLNMRMGAFIQDANVLAPYADMLNHSPDANCFLHWRFKDRMLEVMIKAGHAIKKGDEMTIDYMSAVNSTLMQRYGFSSPTNPWEHINFSGPAKIHLDSFLSVFNIAGLHDELYHNVALTSGESTFVDGGVVAAARTLPTWSDGDLPAIPSVERKSAQALQEECRKMAESFSTTIQQDEEILDSDEPMRKTREIAIKYRLHRKLLLQKIIDSLEIYQDRILF, encoded by the exons ATGGCGACCCCCGTCgcctcccctctcctcctcccctccccgcTCCCCCTCCCGGCCCCAACCTTCCCGCCCCGCCGCATCACCTCCTCCcgtcgcctcctcctctcccctcccCCGCACGCCGGCCGGCCGCGCCTCCGCGacccgccgccggcgccggtggaggaggccgccgccgcggccgtgGAGGAGTACGAGGCGCCTCCGCTCAGGCTCCTCGACCCGCCGCAGGAGGACGAGCCCTACCCGGACGAG ATGGAGGCGGCCGACCCGGACTTCTACCGGATCGGGTACGCCCGGATGATGCGCGCCTACGGGGTCGAGTTCCTCGAGGGCCCCGACGGCATGGGCGTCTACGCCTCCCGGGACGTCGACCCGCTCCGCCGAGCCAGG GTGATAATGGAGATTCCATTGGAGCTCATGCTGACTATAACTAAAAACCATCCTTGGATGTTCTTTCCTGACATTATCCCACTAGGACATCCTATATTCGATATTATCGAGTCAACAAATCCCGAG ACAGATTGGGATTTAAGATTAGCCTGCCTTCTTCTCTACGCATTTGATGTAGAAAACAACTTTTGGCAGTTATACGGTGATTTTTTGCCTAGTGGTGATGAATGCACCAGCTTGCTTCTGGCACCGAAG GAGGATCTAATGGAACTGGAAGACGAAGATCTGTCCTCAGAGATGTTAAAACGCCAGCAGCGAGCAGTTGATTTTTGGCAGAAACACTGG CACAAAGCAATCCCTCTCAAGCTAAAGCGGCTTGCCCCTGACCACGAGAGATTTCTCTGGGCAGTGAGCATTGTTCAGTCTCGCTctttcaacttgaatatgagaATGGGAGCTTTCATTCAAGATGCAAATGTCCTAGCTCCTTATGCCG ATATGCTGAATCACTCACCTGATGCTAACTGTTTCCTGCATTGGCGTTTCAAAGATCGAATGCTTGAAGTTATGATTAAGGCGGGGCATGCTATAAAAAAAGGAGATGAG ATGACAATCGATTATATGAGTGCGGTGAACAGCACGCTGATGCAGAGATATGGCTTCTCATCACCAACG AATCCCTGGGAACATATAAACTTCTCGGGCCCTGCCAAGATCCACCTGGATTCTTTCCTGTCAGTCTTCAACATAGCTGGCCTGCACGACGAGCTGTACCACAACG TTGCATTGACATCGGGAGAAAGCACCTTTGTCGACGGAGGAGTGGTGGCGGCAGCGAGGACTCTGCCGACATGGTCAGACGGAGACCTTCCTGCCATACCGAGCGTGGAGAGAAAATCCGCTCAGGCGTTGCAGGAGGAGTGCCGGAAGATGGCCGAGTCTTTCTCGACCACGATCCAACAGGACGAGGAGATTCTAG ATTCCGACGAGCCTATGAGGAAAACACGTGAAATCGCGATCAA GTACCGGCTGCACCGGAAGCTGCTGCTGCAGAAGATCATCGACTCGCTGGAGATCTACCAGGATCGGATTTTGTTCTAG